The following proteins are co-located in the Perca fluviatilis chromosome 22, GENO_Pfluv_1.0, whole genome shotgun sequence genome:
- the LOC120551945 gene encoding uncharacterized protein LOC120551945, which translates to MMEQHEKLLKWYPPRRFGGSKFVLSLFFITAFVIFAFVMLERYDKPLTEVTIFSNTTSPNDTDTPRHTRNTSEEHGRGKRVTRSTVSASRSRWRSEYNRYHRANVTIMVNTTSTLMLQPCDFVWCGEHGASVGEREVYVCYIAEVMDLGYYREGGPLCSSWKQAVWYTGNADWGYEVPNDHTNLTNRLSIKKVNYSSTGILLTLTNAQYSDQGYFVVCIMTLGRLPCGSFYLEVISPSTSHTESPHLTQTFESLSNRWGSSEDNDAFSTNAWLGLVKKFTRDVGYNDSCYVCSLFPHSQKQATPVKPHTLNLTEVVCALTALKDVREEGGQFYSAFIQPSPCGGFANRTVHAPNGTIFKTKNGKASDSIGQFHHSLMKY; encoded by the exons ATGATGGAGCAGCACGAGAAACTACTGAAATGGTACCCTCCGAGGAGATTCGGGGGGTCCAAATTTGTACTGAGTTTATTCTTCATTACTGCATTTGTGATTTTTGCATTCGTAATGTTAGAAAGATATGATAAACCGCTGACTGAAGTAACCATTTTTTCCAACACCACTTCTCccaatgacacagacacacccagacacactaGGAACACCAGTGAGGAGCATGGGAGGGGAAAGCGAGTGACGCGTTCCACAGTTTCTGCGTCTAGGAGTAGATGGCGTTCAGAGTACAACAGGTATCACAGAGCTAATGTTACTATCATGGTCAACACTACATCCACTCTTATGCTTCAGCCCTGTGACTTTGTGTGGTGCGGGGAGCATGGAGCatcagtaggagagagagaggtatatgTATGTTACATTGCAGAGGTGATGGATTTAGGTTATTACAGAGAAGGAGGACCCTTATGTTCCTCATGGAAACAAGCTGTTTGGTATACAGGTAATGCAGATTGGGGCTATGAAGTTCCTAACGACCACACAAACCTAACCAATAGATTATCAATAAAGAAGGTAAACTATTCCTCAACAGGCATCTTGTTAACATTGACCAATGCTCAGTATTCGGACCAAGGTTACTTCGTTGTGTGTATTATGACCTTAGGGAGGCTTCCCTGTGGATCTTTTTATCTTGAAGTAATCTCACCTTCCACATCTCACACAGAATCACCACATTTGACGCAGACTTTTGAAAGTTTATCTAACAGATGGGGATCTTCTGAGGATAATGATGCATTCTCCACTAATGCATGGCTTGGCCTAGTTAAGAAGTTCACGCGTGATGTAGGGTATAATGACTCTTGTTATGTATGTTCACTATTTCCCCACTCTCAGAAGCAGGCTACCCCAGTAAAACCACACACATTGAATCTCACAGAAGTTGTCTGTGCTCTGACAGCACTCAAGGATGTTAGAGAGGAGGGGGGTCAGTTCTATTCGGCTTTTATTCAACCTTCACCTTGTGGAGGTTTTGCGAATCGCACTGTGCATGCTCCGAATGgtactatttttaaaactaaaaatggAAAAGCATCTGATAGTATAGGACAGTTTCACCATAGCCTTATG AAATATTAG